The following proteins come from a genomic window of Anopheles ziemanni chromosome 3, idAnoZiCoDA_A2_x.2, whole genome shotgun sequence:
- the LOC131285491 gene encoding mantle protein-like — translation MKAFIVFSMALAIASAGAVVDSKKEKRGLYELGSSQQESYETYGYEHQQTHGYYGNEELENHGFYSNDHVQKEVKQVITKKVPVPYPVEVKKHVPVEVKVPYPVEVEKKVPVYVEKKVPVYVEKKVPVHVDRPYPVEVKVPVEYPVYQKEYVEVPKPYAVHVDKPYPVYVKEPVYIEKPVPFTVLIKKEHKKPFWG, via the exons ATGAAG GCGTTCATCGTATTCTCTATGGCTCTGGCGATCGCCAGTGCGGGGGCAGTCGTCGATTCCAAGAAGGAGAAGCGTGGACTGTATGAGCTGGGATCTTCCCAACAGGAGTCGTATGAGACCTATGGTTACGAGCATCAGCAGACCCACGGATACTACGGCAATGAAGAGCTGGAGAACCACGGCTTCTATAGCAACGATCACGTCCAGAAGGAGGTGAAACAGGTCATCACGAAGAAGGTCCCGGTCCCATACCCAGTTGAGGTCAAGAAGCACGTTCCAGTGGAGGTCAAGGTCCCATATCCAGTTGAGGTCGAGAAGAAGGTCCCGGTGTACGTCGAGAAGAAGGTCCCAGTGTACGTCGAGAAGAAGGTCCCAGTCCACGTTGACCGTCCATACCCAGTGGAAGTGAAGGTCCCAGTCGAGTACCCAGTCTACCAGAAGGAATACGTCGAGGTCCCGAAGCCGTACGCAGTTCATGTAGATAAGCCCTACCCGGTGTACGTGAAGGAGCCCGTTTACATCGAGAAGCCAGTGCCGTTCACTGTTCTTATCAAGAAGGAGCACAAGAAGCCGTTCTGGGGCTAA
- the LOC131285492 gene encoding uncharacterized protein LOC131285492 yields the protein MKAFIVFFVALAIANAAPSDEKTKEKRGLYEVESPQQESYESYGYENQHNHGYYGNENLENHGFYGNDHVQKEVKQVITEKVPVPYPVEVKKHVPVEVKVPYTVEVEKKVPVYVEKKVPVYVEKKVPVHVDRPYPVEVKVPVEYTVYQKEYVEVPKPYAVHVDKPYPVYVKEPVYVEKPVTFTVFRKKEHKKSFFA from the exons ATGAAG GCGTTCATCGTATTCTTTGTGGCTCTGGCCATCGCCAACGCGGCACCAAGTGACGAAAAGACGAAGGAGAAGCGTGGACTTTATGAGGTGGAATCTCCCCAACAGGAGTCGTATGAATCCTACGGGTACGAGAATCAGCACAACCATGGATACTACGGCAATGAGAATCTCGAGAACCACGGCTTCTATGGCAACGATCACGTCCAGAAGGAGGTGAAACAGGTCATCACGGAGAAGGTCCCAGTCCCATACCCAGTTGAGGTCAAGAAGCACGTTCCAGTGGAAGTCAAGGTCCCGTACACAGTTGAGGTCGAGAAGAAGGTCCCGGTGTACGTCGAGAAGAAGGTCCCAGTGTACGTCGAGAAGAAGGTCCCAGTCCACGTAGACCGTCCATACCCAGTGGAAGTGAAGGTCCCAGTCGAGTACACAGTCTACCAGAAGGAATACGTCGAGGTCCCGAAGCCGTACGCAGTTCATGTCGATAAGCCCTACCCGGTATACGTGAAGGAGCCCGTGTACGTCGAGAAACCAGTAACTTTCACGGTTTTCCGTAAGAAGGAGCACAAGAAGTCGTTTTTCGCTTAG
- the LOC131285493 gene encoding titin-like — MKAFIVFFVALAIANAAPSDEKTKEKRGLYEVESPQQESYESYGYENQHNHGYYGNENLENHGFYGNDHVQKEVKQVITEKVPVPYPVEVKRHVPVEVKVPYTVEVEKKVPVYVEKKVPVYVEKKVPVHVDRPYPVEVKVPVEYTVYQKEYVEVPKPYAVHVDKPYPVYVKEPVYVEKPVPFTVLLKKEHKKPFWG, encoded by the exons ATGAAG GCGTTCATCGTATTCTTTGTGGCTCTGGCCATCGCCAACGCGGCACCAAGTGACGAAAAGACGAAGGAGAAGCGTGGACTTTATGAGGTGGAATCTCCCCAACAGGAGTCGTATGAATCCTACGGGTACGAGAATCAGCACAACCATGGATACTACGGCAATGAGAATCTGGAGAACCACGGCTTCTATGGCAACGATCACGTCCAGAAGGAGGTGAAGCAGGTCATCACGGAGAAGGTCCCAGTTCCGTACCCAGTTGAGGTCAAGAGGCACGTTCCAGTGGAAGTCAAGGTCCCGTACACAGTTGAGGTCGAGAAGAAGGTCCCGGTGTACGTCGAGAAGAAGGTCCCAGTGTACGTCGAGAAGAAGGTCCCAGTCCACGTAGACCGTCCATACCCAGTGGAAGTGAAGGTCCCAGTCGAGTACACAGTCTACCAGAAGGAATACGTCGAGGTCCCGAAGCCGTACGCAGTTCATGTCGATAAGCCCTACCCGGTATACGTGAAGGAACCCGTGTACGTCGAGAAGCCAGTTCCGTTCACTGTTCTCCTGAAGAAGGAGCACAAGAAGCCGTTCTGGGGCTAA